One genomic region from Primulina huaijiensis isolate GDHJ02 unplaced genomic scaffold, ASM1229523v2 scaffold39803, whole genome shotgun sequence encodes:
- the LOC140969040 gene encoding RING-H2 finger protein ATL46-like produces MSWIQSAFGSKVSPMILFIIVVLAVLFFILALFHLLIRFLLKQRFPNLTNYPETSTSGSFQRQLQHLFHLHDYGLDQADIDLLPMFLYKDITGLKEHFDCAVCLCEFSEQDKLRLLPSCSHAFHIDCIDTWLLSNSTCPLCRGVILAPGFAFESPMFICDDSKETVRGSSRYASFVGVPSLLKEKKDDTNAAINEKRVFSVRLGILKSAISDSRIKGSEVGETSNSNLDDRRCFSMGSFQYVVADSELQVALSYREHEAEGSSDVKGRVGNSGNFTSHGDATGGSGKKITCGTKGESFSVSKIWQWSKKSNIFPTSTSTHYSISINV; encoded by the coding sequence ATGTCTTGGATTCAATCAGCGTTTGGAAGTAAAGTCAGCCCGATGATTCTCTTCATCATAGTAGTCCTGGCTGTTTTGTTCTTCATCCTAGCTCTTTTCCATTTACTCATAAGGTTCCTCCTCAAGCAAAGATTTCCAAACCTCACGAATTATCCAGAAACCTCCACTTCTGGTTCTTTTCAGAGGCAATTGCAGCACCTTTTTCACTTACATGATTATGGTCTAGATCAAGCCGACATTGATTTGCTTCCTATGTTTCTATACAAGGACATAACGGGCTTAAAGGAACACTTTGATTGTGCTGTTTGTTTGTGTGAATTCTCAGAACAAGACAAGTTAAGGTTACTCCCATCTTGCAGTCATGCTTTCCACATTGATTGTATAGATACATGGTTGCTCTCAAATTCAACTTGCCCCCTTTGTAGAGGTGTAATCTTGGCACCTGGATTTGCTTTCGAAAGCCCCATGTTCATTTGTGATGATTCGAAGGAAACCGTGCGTGGAAGCTCAAGATATGCGAGTTTTGTAGGGGTTCCTAGCTTGTTAAAGGAGAAAAAAGATGACACCAATGCTGCTATAAATGAAAAGAGGGTATTTTCAGTTAGACTTGGGATATTGAAGAGTGCCATTAGTGATAGTAGAATCAAGGGAAGTGAAGTTGGGGAGACTAGCAATAGCAATTTGGATGATAGGAGGTGTTTTTCAATGGGCTCATTTCAATACGTGGTGGCTGATTCAGAGCTGCAAGTGGCCTTGTCCTATAGGGAACATGAAGCTGAGGGTAGCAGTGATGTGAAAGGGAGAGTGGGGAATAGTGGGAATTTCACATCTCATGGAGATGCTACTGGTGGTAGTGGGAAGAAAATTACTTGTGGGACTAAAGGTGAAAGCTTTTCTGTTTCCAAGATTTGGCAATGGTCCAAGAAAAGTAACATATTCCCTACTTCGACTAGCACACATTATTCCATCTCCATTAATGTGTGA